In Silene latifolia isolate original U9 population chromosome 3, ASM4854445v1, whole genome shotgun sequence, a single window of DNA contains:
- the LOC141646041 gene encoding protein FAR-RED IMPAIRED RESPONSE 1-like isoform X2 produces MDAHGLVNNEWFTEAFDKRRQWVMAHCRDLNMGGVMRTTQRSESSNSFFKKFEQKSGTLVEFWMRFESAMDHQRHTQKRLDHENRHSTPAPGTHLPMEEYAANVYTREVFKEFQLEVICSIDTCKTGGYAEVDGVEVTAVKDSIRQKSFNVEYNPGTQTTQSALYDV; encoded by the exons ATGGAcgcgcatggtcttgtgaacaATGAGTGGTTTACAGAGGCGTTCGATAAAAGGAGACAATGGGTGATGGcacattgcagggacttgaacatgggtggtgtaatgagaacaacccagagatcagagagcagtaatagtttttttaagaagttcgagcagaagtcaggtacgttagtggagttttggatgcgttttgaaagcgctatggaccatcagcggcatacgcagaagagacttgaccatgaaaaccgacactcaacaccggCACCGGGCACGCATTTACCCATGGAGGAATATGCGGcaaatgtttatacccgtgaggttttcaaggaattccaactagaggtcatttgctcaatcgatacatgtaagaccgggGGCTATGCTGAAGTAGATGGGGTTGAAGTGACTGCCGTAAAGGATTCAATCAGAcagaaaagtttcaacgtagagtacaacccag GGACACAGACTACACAGAGTGCACTGTATGATGTTTGA
- the LOC141646041 gene encoding uncharacterized protein LOC141646041 isoform X1, with protein MGFLCRHIVWILSANGMKTIPGDYVSTRWRKDALQFRLSECDGEQMETNSSADAKEVAMVKLWSEVHATIGLLRGTSETEVVNLSSLIREFKEKLLPYKKDLTKQQEFERILGCPASDEVTILPPKQSKNKGSGKRMVSAKAKAIALASKPKRMCNNCKQMAHHDKRNCPNPFSEHPPSSPASEAVEEEEEEEEEEEEKEEEEEEDEDDEEEE; from the coding sequence ATGGGATTTCTgtgccgacatatagtatggattttgtcggctaacggcatgaagacaattccgggtgattacgtttctacaagatggagaaaggatgcattgcaattcagattatcagaatgtgatggtgaacaaatggaaacaaatagtagcgctgatgcaaaagaagttgcgatggtgaagttgtggtcagaagttcatgcaaccattggtttacttcgtggcacgagtgagactgaagttgtgaacttaagctcgttaattagagagttcaaggagaaacttttaccgtacaagaaggatttaacaaagcagcaggaatttgagcgaatccttggttgccccgccagtgacgaggtaacaatacttccaccaaaacaatcgaaaaacaaaggcagcggtaaaagaatggtgtcagctaaggctaaagccattgccttggcttctaagccaaagcgcatgtgtaataactgtaaacaaatggcacaccacgataaacggaactgccctaacccattctctgagcatccaccgtcttcaccagcatctgaagcagtagaagaagaagaagaagaagaggaagaagaagaagagaaagaagaagaagaagaagaagacgaagacgacgaagaagaagaatag